The following coding sequences are from one Onychomys torridus chromosome 16, mOncTor1.1, whole genome shotgun sequence window:
- the Klhl38 gene encoding kelch-like protein 38 yields MDEELPDGVVFKDHDFSSDLLRQLNGLRQNKILTDVSICSGAWEVPCHRNVLASSSPYFKAMFCSHFRESREAKVQLKGINATTLEQVITYAYTGEVHISAANVLPLMEAAAMLQYPRVFEACSSYLQSRLAPSNCLGLVRLAEILSCESLKKKAREVALTRFPEVAASADLKELCAVELRGYLGDDRLCGEEEMVFEALMAWVKHDLKARWQYLQELLQQVRLQYIHPAFFHHFIANDALLQSSPACQAILEVAGRQIFSSYGPSAQDCKLLWHIPPRSSYQDFLLLLGGRKDNQQTTRDVLLYSLQTGRWESLPKLPTRLYKASAVTLHRSVYVLGGMAVSEGKSLLSRRVYIFSLKLNQWRLGEPMLAARYSHRSTSHRNFIFSIGGTGEGQELLGSMERYDSIRDIWENMAIMPVAVLHPAVAVKDQRLYLFGGEDIMQNPVRLIQVYHISRNTWFKMETRMIKNVCAPAVVLGERIVIVGGYTRRILAYDPRSNKFVKCADMKDRRMHHGATVMGNKLYVTGGRRLTTDCNIEDSASFDCYDPETDTWTSQGQLPHRLFDHACLTLQCIPHMANLT; encoded by the exons ATGGATGAGGAGTTACCAGATGGGGTTGTCTTCAAAGACCACGACTTCTCCTCTGACTTGTTGAGACAGCTCAATGGCTTAAGGCAAAACAAGATCCTGACTGATGTGAGCATCTGCTCCGGAGCCTGGGAGGTCCCTTGCCACCGCAATGTGCTGGCCTCCAGCAGCCCCTACTTCAAGGCCATGTTCTGCAGCCACTTCCGGGAGAGCAGAGAGGCCAAAGTACAGTTGAAAGGTATCAACGCCACCACTCTAGAGCAGGTCATCACGTATGCGTACACGGGAGAGGTGCACATCTCAGCGGCCAATGTCCTCCCACTGATGGAGGCGGCTGCCATGTTGCAGTACCCCAGGGTGTTTGAGGCCTGCTCATCATACCTGCAGAGTCGGCTGGCCCCCAGCAACTGCCTGGGCCTGGTCAGACTCGCAGAAATCTTAAGCTGCGAAAGCCTGAAGAAGAAAGCCAGGGAGGTGGCCCTGACTCGCTTCCCAGAGGTGGCGGCATCGGCTGACCTGAAGGAGCTCTGTGCCGTGGAGTTGAGAGGCTACCTAGGAGATGACAGGCTCTGCGGAGAGGAGGAAATGGTGTTCGAAGCCCTCATGGCTTGGGTCAAGCATGACCTCAAGGCCCGGTGGCAGTACctgcaggagctgctgcagcagGTCCGCCTGCAGTACATCCACCCAGCCTTCTTCCACCACTTCATCGCCAATGATGCCCTCCTCCAGTCCTCGCCCGCGTGCCAGGCCATCCTGGAGGTGGCCGGGAGGCAGATCTTCTCCTCGTACGGTCCCAGTGCCCAGGATTGCAAACTCCTGTGGCACATCCCCCCAAGGAGCTCCTACCaagacttcctcctcctcctgggggGACGGAAGGACAACCAGCAGACCACCAGGGACGTCTTGCTCTACAGCCTACAGACCGGCCGGTGGGAGAGCCTGCCCAAACTCCCCACACGGCTGTACAAGGCCTCCGCTGTCACCTTGCACCGCAGTGTCTATGTGCTCGGGGGCATGGCTGTCAGCGAGGGCAAGAGTCTCCTCAGCCGCAGAGTCTATATCTTCTCTCTGAAACTCAACCAGTGGAGGCTGGGGGAGCCCATGCTGGCAGCCCGCTACTCCCACAGGAGCACCAGCCACAGGAACTTCATCTTCTCCATTGGGGGCACTGGAGAAGGGCAGGAGCTCCTGGGATCCATGGAGAGGTATGACAGCATCCGTGACATCTGGGAGAACATGGCTATCATGCCGGTGGCTGTGCTACACCCTGCTGTTGCAGTGAAGGACCAAAGGCTCTATCTTTTTGGGGGTGAGGACATCATGCAGAACCCTGTGCGCCTTATCCAG GTGTACCACATTTCTAGAAACACGTGGTTCAAGATGGAGACAAGGATGATAAAGAATGTGTGTGCCCCCGCAGTGGTGCTGGGGGAGAGGATTGTCATTGTGGGAG GTTACACAAGGAGGATTCTTGCTTATGACCCTCGGTCCAACAAATTTGTCAAATGTGCAGACATGAAAGACCGAAGGATGCACCACGGGGCCACAGTGATGGGGAACAAGCTGTATGTGACAGGTGGGCGGAGACTGACCACAGACTGCAACATTGAGGACTCGGCCTCCTTTGACTGCTATGACCCTGAGACAGACACCTGGACATCCCAGGGACAGTTACCTCACAGACTCTTTGACCATGCCTGCCTGACTCTCCAGTGCATACCCCACATGGCCAACCTCACATGA